The genomic region GCGAAGAATTGGTGTCGAAGCAGCTCTGCGCACGTTGGACGGGTGTCAGGGTCACGCTCGAGACACTGCTTCACAAAGTCCTTCACATCATCGGAAAACGTGCCGGACTTGGGAAGTGTCGGCGTGCTTCCGTTGGCCATCTTGTCCAGTAGCTGGTAGAGGTTCATCTCCTCCGGCGGTGCCCACGGGTTCTTGCCGGTGACGGCCCCGATCATGGTGAGTCCCAGTGACCAGACATCGCTGCTAAAACCGTACATGCCTTGCTCCAACCTCTCAGGAGCCATAAAGCACATGGTGCCAACGTACGTTGACGAAACAGCAAGCGTTTGAATCAGCTTTGACACACCAAAGTCAGCTATCTTCACGTAGCCGTTCTCACTGATGAGCAAGTTGTTCGGCTTTAAGTCGCGGTGTAGCACCCGCTTCACATCATGCAGGTAAACCAGGCCAGACACCACCTGGAAGAAGACTGCCTTCAAGAGCTGCTCGTTGAAGCCGCCCCAAAACAGTCCGAGGTCTTTTACTGTATACGGCATCCACTCCATCGGGATCACAATCGCGTCGTCCTCGGCATCCCAAAAAGCGCCGTAGTTGTTCATTACATACGGAGAATCGCCGCGGGCCATGAAGACCTGAAGCTCACGGTCTACTTCGTCTCGATGCGCTTTGGACGAGATGGGGATCCGCTTCAAGGCAATTGATGTACCCGTTTTGAGGCGCGCGAAAAAGACATCGCCGCTCGCTCCGGCGCCGACGTTGCGCTTCGACGAGTAGTCAATGTCATCCTTCTTCACGGTGCTCGGCAACTCGCGACCGTCCTTCGTGTACATACCAGCCTCGCTGAAGAGGAATGCGCGGAACTGCAAGGAGTTGTTGCTGTTGATCTGATAGGACTTCGAGTCCTGCTGGAACTTttccaccactgccgcatcCAGCACGAGAGACGGTCGATTCTTCATTTCTATCGAAATGTAGTTATTATGGTCGCTTCTTGTAATTCCTGATGTGGCTATTAGAAATCCTTTCGATTCTACGGCCAATTTTTTGTTTAAGGAGAGCAATGAAGGGAAACTTTGAGCGCAGCAAAGACGAAACAAGAACGCCATCGAGCATTGTGGAGAAGGTGAGGAGCTGTCTCTTCTCGTCAGAAGTGAGCGGGCTATACAGGTTCAGCCCGCGTCCGCACCACCGATCCGACTAGTTCACATGAAGCACAGAaggacaaaaaaaaacagcagaGACGTCACAATCAACATCTCTGGAAAATCAAGAGAGACCTTGAGACTAAGCACATGCTGTGAACCATACAGGTAGGAGTAGAGGGGCAGCCACCTCAAGTGCTTCATGTTGGGTGATTGACATGGCATCGCACACAACCCTAGAAAGGCAGATAAGCGGAGTACATCTTACTTTCGCGAAGAGTGGACATCAAGCAAACACGTAGCGATAGGTTTACGAGAGAGTAAAGAAACACTAAGGGAGAGTGCATACACTAAACAAGGCGCTATGAACAAAAAACGCAGCAGAGTCGGATCATGATTCTGAGGACCTTCCTCATTGAAACAAGTCTTCA from Leishmania braziliensis MHOM/BR/75/M2904 complete genome, chromosome 29 harbors:
- a CDS encoding putative mitogen activated protein kinase, encoding MKNRPSLVLDAAVVEKFQQDSKSYQINSNNSLQFRAFLFSEAGMYTKDGRELPSTVKKDDIDYSSKRNVGAGASGDVFFARLKTGTSIALKRIPISSKAHRDEVDRELQVFMARGDSPYVMNNYGAFWDAEDDAIVIPMEWMPYTVKDLGLFWGGFNEQLLKAVFFQVVSGLVYLHDVKRVLHRDLKPNNLLISENGYVKIADFGVSKLIQTLAVSSTYVGTMCFMAPERLEQGMYGFSSDVWSLGLTMIGAVTGKNPWAPPEEMNLYQLLDKMANGSTPTLPKSGTFSDDVKDFVKQCLERDPDTRPTCAELLRHQFFAGVTTKSAVAMVKMAVEQMTRLINNNAQKEKEVARSHESLEKDVKAQLDKMVS